The nucleotide window TTATGGTAACAAGACAAATATATTTAATAAAAAAAATATTTATTCAAATCCATATATCTATAAAGATATAATTAAAAATTTACAGGGGGTGTTGTTGTGAAAGCATTAATATTATGTGCAGGTAAAGGAACAAGATTAAGACCATTGACTTTTACAAATGCAAAACCATTAATACCAATTGCAAACAAACCAACTATTGTATATAGTTTGGAAATGATAAAGGAAGCTGGAATTAATGATGTTGGAATTGTTGTTAATCCTGATAACAAATCTGATTTTGAAACAACTTTAGGTGATGGATCAAGCTTAGGATTAAATATAACATATATAGTTCAGGAGGAACCAAAGGGTTTAGCTCATGCTGTAGCTATTTCAGAAGAATTTTTGAAAGATGAAGAATTCTTGATGTATTTAGGAGATAACCTGGTTACAGTAGATCTTGGAAAATTCATAAAAGAGTTTGATAATAATGATATGGATTCATTTATTCTTTTAACTCCAGTGGAAGATCCATCAAGATTTGGTATTGCTGTATTAAAAGATAATAAAGTTATAAGGGTTGTTGAAAAACCGAAAGATCCACCATCTAATTTAGCTATTATAGGTGTATATATCTTTAAACCAATTGTTTTTGAGGCTATAAAAAATATAAAACCTTCGTGGAGAGGGGAATTGGAAATAACGGATGCTATACAATGGTTATTAGAAAATAACAAAAATGTTGGAGCACACATTGTATATGGATGGTGGAAGGATACAGGAAAACCGGAAGATTTAATAGAAGCAAATAGAAAAATATTAGAGCAATTAAAAGAAAGTAAAAATGAAGGTATCGTATATGAAAATTCTTCAATACATGGAAACGTAATAATAGGAAAAAATTCTAGAATATTAAATAGTGTTATTAGGGGTCCTGTAATTATAGGAGATAATGTATTAATTTCTGACTCCTATGTTGGGCCATATACAAGTATTGGAGGAAATGTAACTATAGAAAATGCTGAATTAGAAAATTCAATTATATTAGATAAAGCAACAATAGCACATTTAGAAACAAGATTAGACTCAAGTATAATTGGAGCAAATGCCACTGTTATAAGCTCAGATTCGAAACCAAAATCAATAAAATTGGTAATAGGTGATTATTCAAAAATAGAAATTCCAAGATAGAGGT belongs to Marinitoga sp. 1197 and includes:
- a CDS encoding glucose-1-phosphate thymidylyltransferase; the protein is MKALILCAGKGTRLRPLTFTNAKPLIPIANKPTIVYSLEMIKEAGINDVGIVVNPDNKSDFETTLGDGSSLGLNITYIVQEEPKGLAHAVAISEEFLKDEEFLMYLGDNLVTVDLGKFIKEFDNNDMDSFILLTPVEDPSRFGIAVLKDNKVIRVVEKPKDPPSNLAIIGVYIFKPIVFEAIKNIKPSWRGELEITDAIQWLLENNKNVGAHIVYGWWKDTGKPEDLIEANRKILEQLKESKNEGIVYENSSIHGNVIIGKNSRILNSVIRGPVIIGDNVLISDSYVGPYTSIGGNVTIENAELENSIILDKATIAHLETRLDSSIIGANATVISSDSKPKSIKLVIGDYSKIEIPR